The sequence TCTGCTTCAATATCATTGTTGGCTTCGCCGGGCAATTAGTTGCTGATTCTAAATCTTATCAGCCAATGTTCTTCCTATTTACAATTGGTATAATTGCACCATTCTTAGCTACAGGTTTAGCGGCTGGTGGTGGCATTTCTGTTTTACTTCAAATTAATAAAGCTGCTGAAACTTACAGTGGGATTGCCATTGAGGTTGCTAAAGGTGTTGCTACTAAAGGTGGTAGTTTAGTCGGGAAATTAGCTAAATAAAACGTAAGAATTCAGCACTCAGGATTCAGAAGCCAGAAATTAAAAGCAATGAGTGCATAAATCTTCTATTGATTGAAAAGAATTCACTCTTCTTCTCTAATATTCTGACCGGAGGCGGAGCGTCTCCGGCTCCGCTCCTGGATTCTGACTCCTGAATTCTGACAATAAAACCTATGCTGAATCAAAAAAGTAAAACTCAACCCAGAGAACCATTACAACTACTTAGTTACAACAAATACGTGACAACACGAGTTGGAATAATCTCTTTAGTTGGGTTTTCAATGGCGGGATTTTCCCTCTTATTACAATTTCTCAATTATGGGGCAATCAGCATACTAAATCAAAAGCAATTAGCCCTGGTACAACTATCATCAGGTGAGACGATTTCCGCTAGGGCAGTAGACCCTGGGCAACGCTCTGATGAAGTGATTAGAAAGTTTATTTCTGATACCTTCATTAAGATGTTTAATTGGGATGGGATAGTACAAGTTTTCAATGAAAAAGGCGAACCTATTACTAAACAAGATACTGGGGTAGAAGTAGGCAAGATTAATAATAAATCTAATAGTCGAGTCACAAGTAAAGCTTATGATGCTGCCTTTGCTTTGAGTGAAAATGGAGGATTTAGAGCCGCATTTCTGAAAAAATTAGCCTCAATTACTCCGACGAGCATATTTAATGGTGATACGCAAGTATCTTTAATCCCTAGATTTATTTCACAGCCACGGCAACTCAGGGATGGAAAATGGGAAATAGATTTTATTGGGACGCTGGTAACTTTTGAACGTAGTGATAATTCCGGCAAAGGGATTACTTTTAATAAAACCATTACACTTTCATCAATTTCTAATCCAGAGTATATCCCAGCTAACACTAGCGAATTAGCTAAGAAAATCTACGCCACCCGGAGAGCCGGATTAGAAATTACCGAAATTGTCGATTTAGATTTGGGCAAAAGGAAATGAGTGAAGAGAATAATAAAAATGGGTCTGTATCGACTTTAGAGGATTTGCTGAATCTAGATGATGCTAATAAAACTAATGGTAAAAAAGCACCAGAACCGGAAAGTTTATTAGTAGCGACTAAGCACACAATTGTCACTTCTCCTTGGTCAAGACTAGCAATAATTGCTGTCCCTTTTGGAGTTGGATTTTTAGCGATATTTTTGATGCTCAATGGTGTTTTCAATCCCGCACCAGCACCAAAGATTGCTCTGAAAACGCAGGAAATACCGACCACTGAACAAGCCCAAGAAAGTGATGAGGGAGACGGTGATGCGCGTGCAAAACTCGCTCTGTCGGATCAAGAAGATGAGTTAGGTCGCATTAACAAAAATAAATTTGACCAACCAGCGCCAGTACCAGTTTCTCAAACTAAAAAGGTCGTGCCATCTAGCCCACCATCTCCACAACCTGCGCCACGTTCTGTTCAAAATACACAACCACGTCGCGTAACTCAGACTGCACCACAGCCGATTAGAACCTACACTCCGCCACCAACACACACGAGTTTTTCTCCAAGACCATCTATATCTGCACGGACACTCACGCCCCTAGATCCCCTTGAGCAATTGAACAAACTCCGCAGCATCGGTTCTTATGGCAAAATCGCCTACACCGAAACTAGCACCAGTAAACAATCTTCATTAGATCCATATCTTGCTCAAGCTCAAGCAATTCAAAATCAACCGAATGAACAAACAGATACAAACAATTTTGACCAAACCACGCCGCAAAACTTAAGCGAGTCGATTGAAAAGATCCGCCCCAGGTGGCAAGCAACTTCTAAAGTTAACAAGATTACTTTAGCTAACAATTATTTACCTCAAGAAAGCCAAATTCTCCAAGGTAAGCAAACTCGTTATTTGACAGTTGGCACTTTTGCTAGTGGTGTCCTTGTTACATCTTTAATTCAAGCCACAGTTAATAATTCAGGGCAGACACAGACACAGACACAAACGCTAACCTCTAATAACACTAGGTCTGTTGCTCGACTGCAAGAGGATTTACGCGATAACTATGGGCAAGTGGCAATTCCTTCGGGAACAATGTTTGCAGTCGAGTTAGCTTCGGTTGATGGCGGCAGTTACGCTGTTGCTTATGTCAGAGCGATCATCAAAGACAATACAGAATATCCGATTTCTGCGGGTGCGATTTCCGTGACAGGAGTTGGTGGTAGACCCCTAATAGCTCGGAGATTTCAAGACAGGGGTGGCGAGATTGCACGAAATGACTTGTTTGGCGGTGCTGTGTCTGCATTGGGGAAGGTTGGGGAGATTATGAACCAACCGGATAGTGAAGAAGAAATTCTTGATGAATCCACAGGCAGGATTCGCACACGTAGTAGTGGCAATCAGCGCAATATTACTGGTGCGTTAATGTCAGGTTTTTTTGGTCAAGTTAGTCAAAATCTTAGTCAACGCAATCAACGTGCTACTAAAGAAATTACTTCTCGCCCTAATACTTGGTTTATTCCACAGGGAACCAAAGTTACCTTTAATGTAAATCGTTCTTTAGAGTTGCCATGAAAAGCATAATTAGCACGGTTACAAGCGGCACT comes from Nostoc punctiforme PCC 73102 and encodes:
- a CDS encoding TrbI/VirB10 family protein, encoding MSEENNKNGSVSTLEDLLNLDDANKTNGKKAPEPESLLVATKHTIVTSPWSRLAIIAVPFGVGFLAIFLMLNGVFNPAPAPKIALKTQEIPTTEQAQESDEGDGDARAKLALSDQEDELGRINKNKFDQPAPVPVSQTKKVVPSSPPSPQPAPRSVQNTQPRRVTQTAPQPIRTYTPPPTHTSFSPRPSISARTLTPLDPLEQLNKLRSIGSYGKIAYTETSTSKQSSLDPYLAQAQAIQNQPNEQTDTNNFDQTTPQNLSESIEKIRPRWQATSKVNKITLANNYLPQESQILQGKQTRYLTVGTFASGVLVTSLIQATVNNSGQTQTQTQTLTSNNTRSVARLQEDLRDNYGQVAIPSGTMFAVELASVDGGSYAVAYVRAIIKDNTEYPISAGAISVTGVGGRPLIARRFQDRGGEIARNDLFGGAVSALGKVGEIMNQPDSEEEILDESTGRIRTRSSGNQRNITGALMSGFFGQVSQNLSQRNQRATKEITSRPNTWFIPQGTKVTFNVNRSLELP